From a single Arachis hypogaea cultivar Tifrunner chromosome 3, arahy.Tifrunner.gnm2.J5K5, whole genome shotgun sequence genomic region:
- the LOC112734465 gene encoding uncharacterized protein, with protein sequence MDLNKKAAQSPYDAELRKNDNFGDTTLCLNGIGFGETMTNYRCTKSNLGMKFQNASDDGCRLVLGLGPTPMAYDDDYNNLGFNKKKNSASPFPQHMPSECDSILQLGLSGGNNEASSVLECSGSTEADVNMSHFSSQTFAENNYSTSRVPVVDEGSTSAKKSGGYMPSLLLAPRMDNVKSSVQPQELILATNHQLSLETSSATTYSHGDGSSLQATGITSDIRTSNPKRCRFFGCTKGARGASGLCIGHGGGQRCQKPGCNKGAESRTAYCKAHGGGRRCQHLGCTKSAEGKTDYCIAHGGGRRCGFPGGCTKAARGKSGLCIRHGGGKRCRIDGCTRSAEGQAGLCISHGGGRRCQYQECTKGAQGSTLFCKAHGGGKRCSFAGCTKGAEGSTPLCKAHGGGKRCLFNGGGICPKSVHGGTNFCVAHGGGKRCAVAGCTKSARGRTDCCVRHGGGKRCKFEGCGKSAQGSTDFCKAHGGGKRCSWGDGKCEKFARGKSGLCAAHSSLVQERETNKGSLIAPGIFRGLVPSASTVCSSFDNNNSSSGVSVVSDSYDSMETPAKRQQLIPKEVLVPLSMKSPSYPNLFTTSKKPEQDRNSHGFAAGSSGVRKGFELPEGRVHGGDLMLYFGGNLKNALDGI encoded by the coding sequence ATGGATTTAAACAAGAAAGCTGCACAATCTCCTTATGATGCTGAACTTAGGAAAAATGATAACTTCGGTGATACTACATTATGCTTGAATGGCATTGGATTTGGAGAAACCATGACTAATTATAGATGTACAAAGAGCAATCTTGGGATGAAATTTCAAAATGCTTCTGATGATGGCTGCAGATTGGTTCTGGGGTTGGGCCCAACCCCAATGGCATATGACGATGACTACAACAATTTGGGGTTTAATAAGAAGAAAAACTCAGCTAGCCCTTTCCCTCAGCACATGCCATCTGAATGTGATTCAATCCTTCAACTTGGTCTTTCTGGTGGAAATAATGAGGCATCAAGCGTGTTGGAGTGCTCAGGTTCAACTGAGGCTGATGTAAATATGTCACACTTTTCAAGCCAAACATTTGCTGAAAATAATTATTCAACTTCAAGGGTTCCTGTTGTTGATGAGGGTTCTACCTCAGCAAAGAAATCAGGTGGTTATATGCCATCACTTCTTTTAGCTCCAAGAATGGATAATGTTAAAAGCTCGGTGCAGCCTCAAGAACTAATTCTTGCTACAAATCACCAGCTGTCCCTGGAAACATCTAGTGCTACCACCTACTCTCATGGAGACGGATCTAGTCTCCAGGCTACAGGCATAACTTCAGATATCCGAACAAGCAATCCTAAGAGGTGTAGGTTTTTTGGCTGTACAAAGGGAGCTCGAGGTGCTTCAGGGCTTTGTATCGGACATGGGGGTGGACAAAGATGTCAGAAACCAGGATGCAACAAAGGCGCTGAGAGCCGCACTGCTTATTGTAAGGCACATGGCGGAGGGAGGAGGTGCCAGCACTTGGGCTGTACTAAAAGTGCTGAGGGCAAGACAGATTATTGCATAGCACATGGTGGGGGTAGGCGTTGTGGGTTTCCAGGAGGGTGTACAAAAGCTGCGCGTGGTAAGTCAGGACTCTGCATTAGACATGGAGGAGGCAAGAGATGTAGGATAGATGGTTGCACCCGAAGTGCTGAGGGGCAAGCTGGATTGTGCATTTCTCATGGGGGTGGACGCCGTTGTCAGTACCAGGAATGTACCAAGGGTGCACAAGGGAGCACCTTGTTCTGCAAAGCACATGGCGGTGGGAAGCGTTGCTCATTTGCAGGTTGTACCAAAGGTGCTGAAGGGAGCACCCCATTGTGCAAGGCACACGGTGGAGGAAAACGCTGCCTTTTCAATGGTGGTGGTATTTGCCCAAAGAGTGTACATGGTGGCACAAACTTCTGTGTTGCTCATGGTGGTGGAAAGAGGTGTGCTGTTGCAGGATGCACCAAGAGTGCACGTGGCCGTACTGATTGCTGTGTGAGGCATGGCGGAGGGAAGCGGTGCAAGTTTGAAGGATGCGGGAAGAGCGCACAGGGGAGCACAGATTTTTGCAAGGCACATGGTGGAGGAAAGAGATGTAGCTGGGGAGATGGAAAATGTGAGAAATTTGCAAGGGGAAAGAGTGGGCTTTGTGCTGCACACAGCAGCTTGGTCCAAGAGCGTGAAACTAACAAGGGAAGTCTCATTGCTCCGGGAATTTTCCGTGGTCTTGTTCCTTCTGCTTCCACTGTCTGTAGCAGCTTTGATAACAATAATTCTTCTTCAGGGGTCAGCGTTGTCTCTGATTCCTATGATTCTATGGAAACACCAGCGAAAAGGCAGCAACTCATACCCAAGGAGGTGCTAGTTCCACTTTCAATGAAATCACCATCTTATCCAAACCTTTTTACTACTTCCAAGAAGCCAGAGCAGGATAGAAACAGCCACGGTTTTGCTGCCGGTAGCAGTGGCGTGCGGAAAGGCTTTGAACTGCCAGAGGGAAGGGTCCACGGTGGAGACCTCATGCTGTATTTTGGAGGGAATCTCAAGAACGCACTTGATGGAATCTGA
- the LOC112734467 gene encoding uncharacterized protein has protein sequence MMPKYHHRKPPLYPNSIGRDIRKSGYEKEEVHQTRLSMKAKLEAQAGKSSLSAGSDAYGSNSRTVQHHNAAAECLGTTSQPASPVKPEPPRTLAHAYPNTLSDWSPLDDGMIVFLGSDIAASKEEVDSYISSVLYGHAAKRRLPVFVELCKKGIN, from the exons ATGATGCCCAAGTACCATCATCGTAAACCACCACTTTACCCAAATTCAATAGGTCGTGATATAAGAAAG TCTggatatgaaaaagaagaggttCATCAAACTCGTCTCTCCATGAAGGCCAAACTCGAG GCACAGGCTGGCAAGTCTTCTTTGAGTGCAGGATCAGACGCATATGGCTCAAATAGCCGGACTGTTCAACATCACAATGCAGCAGCTGAATGTTTAGGCACAACATCCCAACCAGCTTCACCAGTCAAACCTGAGCCTCCCCGAACCCTTGCCCATGCCTACCCGAACACTTTGAGTGACTGGTCACCTCTGGATGATGGCATGATTGTTTTCCTTGGTTCTGATATAGCTGCATCAAAGGAAGAAGTTGATTCATATATTTCTAGTGTTCTCTATGGCCATGCTGCTAAACGGAGACTGCCGGTGTTTGTGGAACTTTGCAAAAAGGGAATTAATTGA
- the LOC112734466 gene encoding 15-cis-phytoene desaturase, chloroplastic/chromoplastic, whose amino-acid sequence MTIITLPLSLPCSNPFISLSFYPKRIRFTPQSSSQLSPITSSPSPPSLPKTGVIVIGAGLAGLAAATHLNSKNIPFLLLEASDAIGGRVRTDIVDGFRLDRGFQIFITAYPEAQKLLDYQSLNLQKFYSGARIFYDGQFHTVADPLRHFLDSARSLANPIGSLVDKLLIGSTRIGVLTRSDEDILSAEEVPTIELLKKLGFSDSIIGRFFRPFFGGIFFDRELQTTSRLFDFIFKCLALGDNTIPANGISAIPEQLAARLPSGSVLLNSKAVSVEIDGVELPSVRLQSGEVLTSELGVIVAVEEPVAAQLLAGRNGPVSKKPARSTVCIYFSANSDEIPVSDPVLFLNGSGKGIVNNMFFATNVAPSYGPPDKALISVSLIGLFEGETDDELANKVVQELSGWFGERVVREWKYLRTYRVGFAQPNQCPPTDLSKNPRIESGLYVCGDYLTSATFDGALVSGRRAAECLLKDRALTPP is encoded by the coding sequence ATGACTATCATCACCCTCCCCCTCTCCCTCCCTTGCTCCAATCCCTTCATCTCCCTCTCTTTTTATCCCAAACGAATCAGATTTACTCCACAATCCTCTTCACAGCTCTCTCCCATCACTTCCTCCCCATCACCGCCGTCCCTCCCCAAAACCGGAGTCATTGTCATTGGCGCTGGACTCGCCGGGCTCGCTGCTGCCACCCACCTCAACTCCAAAAACATCCCCTTCCTCCTCCTCGAAGCTTCCGACGCCATCGGCGGCCGCGTTCGCACCGACATTGTCGACGGCTTCCGCCTAGATCGTGGCTTCCAAATCTTCATTACCGCCTACCCCGAAGCCCAGAAGCTACTGGACTATCAATCTCTCAACCTCCAAAAGTTCTACTCCGGCGCccgtatcttctatgatggtcagTTTCACACCGTCGCCGACCCCCTCCGCCACTTCTTGGACTCCGCCAGGTCCCTCGCCAACCCAATCGGATCCCTCGTCGATAAGCTCCTCATTGGATCCACTCGAATTGGAGTCCTCACCAGATCTGATGAAGATATTCTATCCGCAGAGGAGGTTCCCACCATCGAACTTCTGAAGAAGCTTGGATTTTCCGATTCAATTATCGGGCGATTCTTCCGCCCCTTCTTCGGTGGAATCTTCTTTGATAGAGAGCTCCAAACGACGTCGCGCTTGTTTGACTTCATCTTCAAGTGCCTTGCCCTCGGGGACAACACTATCCCTGCGAACGGCATATCGGCGATTCCGGAGCAGCTAGCAGCCAGGTTGCCGTCCGGCTCAGTCCTCCTGAACTCGAAGGCCGTTTCTGTCGAAATCGACGGCGTCGAATTGCCTAGCGTGAGGTTGCAGAGCGGCGAGGTTTTGACTAGCGAGCTTGGTGTTATCGTGGCGGTTGAAGAACCGGTAGCGGCTCAGTTATTGGCGGGAAGGAACGGTCCGGTTTCGAAAAAACCGGCCCGTAGCACGGTCTGTATTTATTTTAGTGCGAACTCGGATGAGATACCGGTTAGTGATCCGGTTCTGTTTCTGAATGGGTCGGGTAAGGGGATTGTGAATAACATGTTCTTTGCGACCAACGTGGCTCCATCATATGGACCACCCGATAAGGCTCTGATTTCAGTATCTCTGATTGGGCTATTTGAGGGTGAGACTGATGATGAACTAGCGAATAAGGTGGTCCAAGAGCTCTCGGGTTGGTTTGGAGAGAGAGTGGTTCGTGAGTGGAAGTACTTGAGGACTTACCGGGTCGGTTTTGCCCAACCCAATCAGTGCCCGCCCACGGATCTTAGTAAGAACCCGAGAATTGAGTCCGGTTTGTATGTTTGCGGTGACTATTTGACGTCTGCCACGTTTGATGGCGCTTTGGTCTCTGGGAGGAGAGCTGCAGAGTGTTTGTTGAAGGATAGGGCCTTAACTCCGCCTTAA
- the LOC112734468 gene encoding dynamin-like protein ARC5 translates to MEGTRQNQHHVDDDDGGEDQCQWRLYEAYNELHALAQDLHTPFDAPAVLVVGHQSDGKSALVEALMGFQFNHVGGGTKTRRPITLHMKYDPNSHSPSCFLVSDSDPSLSHHKSLPEIQAYIEAENERLERDSCQFSAKEIIIRVEYKYCPNLTIIDTPGLIAPAPGRKNRALQAHARAVESLVRAKMQHKEFIILCLEDCSDWSNATTRRLVMQIDPELSRTVIVSTKLDTRIPQFARPSDVEVFLSPPACTLDGCILGDSPFFTSVPSGRVGSGSDSVYRSNDEFKQAVCFREIEDVSSLEEKLGRSLSKQERNRIGVSKLRLFLEEMLKQRYINNVPLIIPLLEKEYRSATRKLSDINQELSSLDEVKLKEKGRTFNDLFLTKLSLLLKGTVVAPPDKFGETLQDERTNGGAFVGADGVQIPHKLIPNAGMRLYGGAQYHRAMAEFRFVVGGIKCPPITREEIVNACGVEDIHDGTNYSRTACVIAVAKARDTFEPFLHQLGSRLLHILKRLLPISVYLLQKDGEYLSGHEVFLRRVASAFNNFAESTEKSCHEKCLEDLVSTTRYVSWSLHNKSRAGLRQFLDSFGGTEHSNVNNNPTATTLPQTIPQEKEDTRPQPDVKLSHLASGTDSSTSIQTTETKLADLLDSTLWNRRLAPSSERIVYGLVQQIFHGIREYFLVSTELKYNCFLLMPIVDKLPALLREDLESAFEDDLDNIFDITNLQNSLGQQKRDMEIELKRIRRLKEKFRMIHEQLILHLAI, encoded by the exons ATGGAGGGAACAAGACAGAACCAGCATCACGTTGATGACGACGATGGCGGCGAGGACCAGTGCCAGTGGCGTCTCTACGAAGCTTACAACGAGCTGCACGCACTCGCCCAGGACCTCCACACTCCCTTCGACGCCCCCGCCGTCCTCGTCGTCGGCCACCAGTCCGACGGCAAGAGCGCACTCGTCGAGGCCCTCATGGGCTTCCAGTTCAACCATGTCGGCGGCGGCACCAAGACCCGCCGCCCCATCACCCTCCACATGAAGTACGACCCCAATTCCCATTCCCCTTCCTGCTTTCTCGTCTCTGACTCCGACCCTTCTCTTTCTCACCACAAGTCCCTTCCCGAAATTCAG GCTTATATTGAAGCTGAGAATGAGAGGTTGGAGCGTGATTCTTGCCAATTCTCTGCTAAGGAGATAATAATTAGAGTGGAGTATAAGTATTGCCCCAACCTTACCATCATTGACACTCCTGGACTCATTGCTCCTGCTCCTGGTCGAAAAAATAGGGCATTGCAG GCCCATGCGCGTGCCGTGGAGTCTCTGGTGCGAGCCAAAATGCAGCACAAGGAGTTTATTATATTGTGCCTTGAAGATTGTAGTGACTGGAGCAATGCTACTACAAGGCGCCTTGTGATGCAG ATTGATCCTGAGCTGTCAAGGACTGTAATTGTCTCAACTAAGCTAGATACTAGGATACCTCAATTTGCCCGCCCGTCCGATGTTGAAGTTTTCCTTTCACCACCTGCATGTACCCTCGATGGCTGCATTCTGGGTGACTCTCCCTTCTTCACGTCTGTGCCTTCTGGAAGAGTTGGTTCTGGAAGTGATTCTGTATACAGGTCCAATGATGAATTCAAACAG GCTGTATGCTTTAGAGAGATAGAGGATGTTTCATCTTTGGAGGAGAAATTGGGAAGGTCATTATCAAAGCAAGAAAGAAATAGGATAGGTGTGAGCAAACTTAGGTTGTTTTTGGAAGAGATGCTAAAACAGAG GTATATAAATAATGTTCCATTGATCATTCCACTTCTTGAGAAGGAGTACCGAAGTGCAACAAGGAAATTGAGCGATATAAATCAAGAACTGAG CTCACTTGATGAAGTAAAACTGAAGGAGAAAGGAAGAACTTTTAATGATCTATTCTTGACCAag TTGTCGTTGCTACTTAAAGGGACAGTAGTTGCACCTCCTGATAAGTTTG GTGAAACATTACAAGATGAGCGAACAAATGGAGGTGCATTTGTTGGTGCTGATGGTGTTCAGATCCCTCACAAGCTAATACCT AATGCTGGGATGCGCCTTTATGGCGGAGCACAATATCATCGGGCAATGGCTGAATTTCGTTTTGTCGTTGGAGGAATCAAGTGTCCCCCTATTACTCGGGAGGAaatagtaaatgcttgtggtgttgaagataTTCATGATGGAACAAACTACTCTAG GACTGCTTGTGTAATTGCTGTTGCAAAGGCTCGTGACACATTTGAACCATTCCTTCATCAG TTGGGTTCTAGATTGTTGCACATACTCAAGAGATTGCTTCCAATCTCTGTTTATCTTCTTCAG AAAGATGGTGAGTACCTGAGTGGCCATGAGGTGTTCCTCAGGCGCGTTGCTTCCGCCTTCAACAACTTTGCAGAATCTACTGAAAAGTCGTGCCATGAAAA ATGTTTGGAGGACTTGGTAAGCACCACACGATATGTCTCATGGTCTCTCCACAATAAG AGTCGGGCTGGATTACGTCAGTTCTTAGATTCATTTGGTGGAACAGAACATTCCAATGTTAATAATAATCCTACAGCAACTACTTTGCCACAAACAATTCCACAAGAGAAAGAAGACACAAGGCCACAACCAGATGTAAAGCTCAGCCATTTGGCCTCTGGCACTGATTCAAGCACTTCTATTCAGACAACAGAAACAAAGCTTGCTGACCTTCTGGATAGCACACTTTGGAATCGCAGGCTCGCTCCTTCATCTGAAAGGATTGTTTATGGTTTGGTGCAACAAATATTTCATGGCATTAGAGAGTATTTCTTGGTTTCCACAGAATTAAAG TATAACTGTTTCCTTTTGATGCCCATTGTGGATAAGTTGCCTGCACTTCTTCGGGAAGACCTAGAGTCTGCTTTTGAGGATGACCTGGATAATATTTTTGACATAACTAATCTGCAGAACTCCTTGGGACAGCAGAAGAGAGATATGGAAATTGAGCTGAAAAGG ATCAGGAGGCTCAAAGAGAAGTTCAGGATGATACACGAGCAGTTGATTCTACATCTAGCAATCTGA
- the LOC112734469 gene encoding L-type lectin-domain containing receptor kinase S.4-like, with amino-acid sequence MAAVHAFGTLLLVLSSLLSFVIVSSDINFVQNGFLAAGLKLDGSSYLRPNGILTLTNDSSRILGHAFYPSPLPFKSSRNKSFVATFSTSFVFSIIPKYPELGGHGLAFVLISTRAPKGCLLNQYLGLPNETSNQEFSTRFVAIEFDGIQNLELQDIDDNHVGIDISSLISVVSESAAYYGNGQHLSKNIPINLKSGEPIQAWVDYNEEKKLMNVTISPFGMPKPYFPLISFPLDLSLVFNDYMYAGFSASNGLLIAEHNIHGWSFTIGGEMKELNKSTLPLIRSSSTNKVAHRKALALSITLATLCALVIIAATIILRGLRNKDEILEDWELKYGAYRFGYSELYSATGRFGEKNLIGCGGFGKVYRGVLPTGLEVAVKRVAPNSRQGMREFVAEITSMGNLRHRNLVQLHGWCRKQDELLLVYDYVPNGSLDALLFENDHQKKKLLTWDQRYKIVTGVAQGLLYLHEECPLQVVHRDVKPSNVLIDADLQPRLGDFGLARCQEHGINPKTTHVVGTLGYIAPELSKTGKATKSTDVYGYGVLILEVACGRRPIEPQKTPGELVLVDWVSELHCQGEIGRAIDPSLDEYDKDEADLVLRLGLLCCHPIPDYRPNMRRIVQFLLKETTLPPVLPDICCAWEPPRAMKEYEQNIRDDSDPSSSGVFSSNYFSHTSFDK; translated from the coding sequence ATGGCAGCAGTGCATGCATTTGGCACCCTGTTGCTTGTTCTTTCCTCTCTGTTGAGCTTTGTAATTGTATCCTCTGATATCAATTTTGTACAAAATGGATTTCTAGCAGCAGGCTTGAAACTTGATGGATCTTCTTATCTGAGGCCTAATGGTATACTTACCTTGACCAACGATTCCTCAAGGATCCTTGGCCATGCATTCTATCCATCTCCTTTACCATTCAAATCTAGCAGAAACAAATCCTTTGTTGCAACCTttagcacttcctttgtgttctCCATCATTCCCAAATACCCTGAACTTGGTGGGCATGGTCTTGCTTTCGTCCTAATATCGACCAGAGCACCGAAAGGTTGCCTTTTAAACCAATATTTAGGCCTCCCAAATGAGACAAGTAATCAAGAATTCTCTACCAGGTTCGTAGCTATAGAGTTTGATGGGATACAAAACCTTGAACTACAGGACATTGATGACAATCATGTGGGAATCGATATCTCCAGCCTCATCTCTGTGGTATCTGAGTCAGCAGCATACTATGGAAATGGCCAACATCTCAGCAAGAACATTCCAATTAATCTCAAGAGTGGAGAGCCCATTCAAGCATGGGTTGATTACAATGAAGAGAAGAAGTTGATGAATGTTACAATCTCTCCTTTTGGCATGCCAAAGCCATATTTCCCTCTGATATCTTTTCCTTTAGACCTATCTTTGGTGTTTAATGACTACATGTATGCAGGCTTTTCTGCATCCAATGGTTTATTGATAGCTGAGCATAATATACATGGCTGGAGCTTCACCATTGGAGGAGAAATGAAAGAGCTAAATAAATCAACTCTTCCACTCATTCGATCAAGTAGTACAAATAAAGTGGCGCATAGAAAAGCTTTGGCATTAAGCATCACTCTGGCAACTCTTTGTGCCTTGGTAATCATAGCAGCTACTATCATCCTGCGCGGATTAAGAAATAAGGACGAGATCTTAGAAGACTGGGAACTCAAATATGGAGCTTATAGATTTGGATACTCTGAGCTCTATTCAGCTACAGGAAGGTTTGGTGAGAAAAACCTTATTGGGTGTGGAGGATTTGGGAAAGTATACAGAGGAGTATTACCAACAGGACTTGAAGTAGCTGTGAAGCGAGTCGCTCCTAATTCAAGGCAGGGAATGAGAGAATTTGTTGCAGAAATAACAAGCATGGGGAATCTAAGGCATAGAAATCTGGTGCAGTTACATGGGTGGTGCAGGAAGCAGGATGAACTCCTCCTTGTTTATGACTATGTCCCAAATGGAAGCCTAGATGCGCTTTTATTTGAGAATGATCATCAAAAGAAGAAGTTACTAACTTGGGACCAGAGATACAAGATCGTTACTGGTGTTGCACAAGGGCTGCTATACCTCCATGAAGAATGTCCACTGCAGGTGGTTCACAGAGATGTAAAGCCAAGCAATGTCTTGATAGATGCAGATCTGCAACCAAGGCTTGGTGATTTTGGCTTAGCAAGGTGTCAGGAGCACGGAATCAATCCGAAGACAACACACGTAGTAGGAACACTAGGATACATTGCACCTGAACTCTCCAAGACTGGGAAAGCAACAAAAAGCACGGATGTATATGGGTATGGTGTACTCATTTTGGAAGTAGCTTGTGGAAGAAGGCCAATAGAGCCCCAGAAGACTCCCGGGGAGCTGGTATTAGTGGACTGGGTGAGTGAACTACACTGCCAAGGGGAGATCGGCAGAGCAATTGACCCAAGTTTAGATGAGTATGACAAAGATGAAGCTGATCTTGTGCTTAGGCTTGGATTGCTTTGTTGTCATCCCATACCTGATTATAGGCCTAATATGAGAAGGATTGTCCAGTTCCTTCTTAAAGAAACCACCCTTCCTCCAGTTCTTCCTGACATTTGTTGTGCCTGGGAACCTCCTAGAGCAATGAAGGAATATGAGCAAAATATTCGAGATGATTCTGACCCTTCAAGCTCTGGAGTGTTCTCATCAAACTATTTTAGTCATACAAGCTTTGACAAGTGA